In a genomic window of Lycium ferocissimum isolate CSIRO_LF1 unplaced genomic scaffold, AGI_CSIRO_Lferr_CH_V1 ctg67, whole genome shotgun sequence:
- the LOC132045443 gene encoding tryptophan aminotransferase-related protein 3-like, with product MLNNTNFIGDVFEFVASPSNPIGDLVSPVLVGPNVKIISDRVYYWPQYTAIPVPANDDLMIFSFSKLTGHAGSRLGWAIVKDINVYNRMVQYINRADVEMSKDTLLRALTILKVVEEGDGKKFFNFARKVLRYRWEKLSHIFSFSKRFSLQNLSTRYCSYLGGDREPSPVFAWVHCKREADKNCSEVFAEAKIISRPGSRFFAENDHVRLNLATRQDDFDMLVPRLKQLISQEV from the exons ATGTTGAACAACACTAATTTTATTGgagatgtgtttgagtttgTGGCTTCACCAAGCAATCCAATTGGGGATTTGGTAAGTCCAGTTCTAGTAGGCCCAAATGTGAAGATCATTTCAGATAGGGTCTATTATTGGCCTCAGTACACAGCAATTCCAGTTCCTGCTAATGATGATCTCATGATTTTCTCCTTCAGTAAGCTAACTGGTCATGCTGGAAGCAGACTTGG GTGGGCAATTGTGAAGGACATTAATGTGTACAATAGAATGGTGCAATATATTAATCGGGCTGATGTGGAGATGTCTAAGGACACCTTATTGAGAGCTTTAACTATTCTCAAAGTAGTTGAAGAAGGAGATGGCAAGAAATTCTTCAATTTTGCACGTAAAGTCTTGAGGTATCGGTGGGAAAAACTAAGTCACATCTTCTCCTTTTCTAAACGTTTCAGCCTCCAAAACCTTTCAACTCGGTACTGCTCATATCTTGGAGGAGATAGGGAACCATCTCCAG TTTTTGCATGGGTGCATTGTAAGAGGGAAGCAGATAAGAACTGCTCAGAAGTCTTCGCAGAAGCAAAAATCATAAGTCGTCCAGGCAGCAGATTCTTTGCAGAAAATGATCATGTTCGGCTTAACCTGGCGACGCGTCAggatgattttgatatgttggTTCCGAGATTGAAACAATTGATTTCTCAAGAGGTATGA